A single genomic interval of halophilic archaeon DL31 harbors:
- a CDS encoding glutamine synthetase, type I (TIGRFAM: Glutamine synthetase type I~KEGG: hbo:Hbor_29510 L-glutamine synthetase~PFAM: Glutamine synthetase, catalytic region; Glutamine synthetase, beta-Grasp) translates to MTDKPIPDGGLTETEADVLERIDDEGIDFLRLQFTDILGTVKNVSIPAEQAEKAFTEGIYFDGSSIEGFVRIQESDMRLKPDAKTFAVLPWRDGSARLICDVINTSTGEPFEGDPRYVLKSALERAEEMGYTVNAAPEPEFFLFEEDEDGRATTKTNDAGGYFDLAPKDLASDVRRDIIFGLEEMGFDIEASHHEVAEGQHEINFEYDDALTTADNVATFRTVVRAIAAQHELHATFMPKPIPKINGSGMHTHISLFTEDGENAFHDGDDEFDLSEEAKQFTAGILEHAEALAAVTNPTVNSYKRLVPGYEAPVYVAWSDRNRSALIRKPAARVPAASRVEARFPDPSCNPYLALAVLIHAGLDGMEKELDCDDPVRENIYEFDEQKREEYGITTLPSNLGEAIDALQGDNLVMDALGEHVAEKFIEAKTAEYDEYRIDVSQWELDRYLETF, encoded by the coding sequence ATGACGGATAAGCCAATTCCTGACGGCGGGCTGACCGAGACGGAGGCAGACGTTCTTGAACGCATCGACGACGAAGGGATCGATTTCCTGCGACTCCAGTTCACCGACATTCTGGGGACGGTCAAGAACGTCTCTATCCCGGCCGAGCAGGCGGAGAAAGCGTTCACTGAGGGAATCTACTTCGACGGCTCCTCCATCGAGGGGTTCGTCCGCATCCAGGAGTCGGACATGCGCCTCAAGCCCGATGCGAAGACGTTTGCCGTGCTGCCGTGGCGCGACGGCTCCGCGCGCCTCATCTGTGACGTCATCAACACCTCGACGGGCGAGCCGTTCGAGGGCGACCCCCGCTACGTGCTGAAGTCCGCACTCGAGCGCGCCGAGGAGATGGGGTACACGGTCAACGCAGCCCCCGAACCGGAGTTCTTCCTCTTCGAGGAGGATGAGGACGGCCGTGCGACGACTAAGACCAACGACGCCGGCGGCTACTTCGACCTCGCGCCGAAGGACCTCGCCAGCGACGTGCGCCGTGACATCATCTTCGGCCTGGAGGAGATGGGCTTCGATATCGAGGCGTCTCACCACGAGGTCGCAGAGGGCCAGCACGAGATTAACTTCGAGTACGACGACGCGCTCACGACCGCCGACAACGTCGCGACGTTCCGCACCGTCGTCCGGGCCATCGCCGCCCAGCACGAGCTGCACGCGACGTTCATGCCCAAGCCAATCCCGAAAATCAACGGCTCGGGGATGCACACCCACATCTCGCTGTTCACCGAGGACGGCGAAAACGCCTTCCACGACGGTGACGACGAGTTCGACCTGAGCGAGGAAGCAAAGCAGTTCACCGCGGGCATTCTCGAACACGCCGAGGCACTCGCCGCAGTCACCAACCCCACCGTCAACAGCTACAAGCGACTGGTGCCGGGCTACGAAGCGCCCGTCTACGTCGCCTGGTCCGACCGCAACCGCTCGGCGCTCATCCGCAAGCCAGCTGCCCGGGTCCCAGCTGCCTCCCGCGTCGAGGCGCGCTTTCCCGACCCCTCGTGTAACCCGTATCTCGCGCTGGCGGTGCTCATTCACGCCGGCCTCGACGGGATGGAGAAGGAACTCGACTGCGATGACCCGGTTCGCGAGAACATCTACGAGTTCGACGAGCAGAAACGCGAGGAGTACGGCATCACCACGCTCCCCTCGAACCTCGGTGAGGCTATTGACGCGCTCCAGGGCGACAACCTCGTGATGGACGCGCTGGGCGAGCACGTCGCCGAGAAGTTCATCGAGGCCAAAACCGCCGAGTACGACGAGTACCGCATCGACGTCTCACAGTGGGAGCTCGACCGCTACCTCGAGACGTTCTGA
- a CDS encoding phosphoesterase PA-phosphatase related protein (KEGG: hla:Hlac_2360 phosphoesterase PA-phosphatase related~PFAM: Phosphatidic acid phosphatase type 2/haloperoxidase~SMART: Phosphatidic acid phosphatase type 2/haloperoxidase), which yields MTHGFGVTQALAGLPDWVGVLFAVITQLGDAWFIFGAVALLYWLADEQVASDPRRAGATLVALGVCALVTTIALKSYFGVHRPVGAGTAIPPEWLPAALHTLYESIATGDGFGFPSGHATGATIAYGGAALLYDRLWTQRKRIAVAAAFIGLIALSRLVIGVHHLPDVLAGMAFGLVVLLGVQRIADGRPDRVFLVATGIAVVALGVSLWSGHAGEATKAAIGIGGGLGGFAEWRRHADAERAQVTRRVTLIVLPLLGLLWAGVYAAELALPLSALGSAVAVGGIVAVPRLVAEGTVKRVLKQNRVVSRETER from the coding sequence ATGACTCACGGTTTTGGCGTGACGCAGGCGCTTGCAGGCCTGCCAGACTGGGTCGGCGTCCTCTTTGCAGTTATCACCCAACTGGGCGACGCCTGGTTCATCTTCGGGGCTGTCGCCCTGCTGTACTGGCTTGCCGACGAGCAGGTCGCGTCTGACCCCCGGCGAGCGGGCGCAACGCTCGTCGCGCTCGGGGTCTGTGCGCTCGTAACCACGATCGCGCTCAAGAGCTACTTCGGGGTCCACCGTCCGGTCGGCGCAGGTACTGCCATCCCACCGGAGTGGCTCCCCGCTGCGCTCCACACGCTCTACGAGAGCATCGCCACCGGCGACGGCTTTGGTTTCCCCAGCGGCCACGCGACGGGTGCCACCATCGCCTACGGTGGTGCCGCGCTGCTCTACGACCGGCTCTGGACCCAGCGAAAACGAATCGCCGTCGCGGCGGCCTTCATCGGCCTCATCGCCCTCTCGCGGCTGGTCATCGGTGTCCACCACCTGCCGGACGTGCTCGCAGGGATGGCCTTCGGCCTGGTCGTGCTGCTCGGGGTGCAACGGATCGCCGACGGCCGCCCCGACCGGGTGTTCCTCGTCGCCACCGGCATCGCTGTCGTCGCCCTGGGGGTTTCGCTCTGGAGCGGCCACGCCGGTGAAGCGACGAAGGCCGCCATCGGCATCGGCGGCGGCCTCGGCGGCTTCGCGGAGTGGCGGCGCCACGCCGACGCCGAGCGGGCACAGGTGACGCGCCGAGTCACACTCATCGTGCTGCCGCTCTTGGGGCTGCTCTGGGCAGGCGTCTACGCTGCGGAGTTGGCGCTGCCACTGTCGGCGCTCGGCTCTGCGGTCGCGGTGGGCGGCATCGTCGCGGTGCCGCGACTGGTCGCGGAGGGGACAGTCAAACGTGTTCTCAAACAGAACCGCGTCGTCTCACGAGAAACTGAGCGGTAG
- a CDS encoding ribonuclease BN (KEGG: hla:Hlac_2359 ribonuclease BN~TIGRFAM: Ribonuclease BN~PFAM: Ribonuclease BN-related), with the protein MLSRLRSAAGTAKRVVSVARQEEITFLAAAVAYYAFLSLIPATVLVLVVATTFGGERLASAVLASTSQFFTESGQTVLVTALTASEGRGGATVAGIVFLLWGTLKVFRALDTAFGEVYGTEKQDTFLDQLVDSVVVVVSIGLTMVLMFLMAGLLAALNLGLLVEVLGVLVLPVLLTAAFIPIFYRFPDTSVTVREVLPGAVVAAVGWTAMQAVFQVYATIASTSAYGVIGGVILLVTWLYIAGALIILGAVVNVVLTGHRDPGYEHEGEEPNRQFQEEWESASKRMEEREPRGAPDVNELADDVEDLRAELERFENDVEGRTVDRPQLESDLKAYVRSRMRQGKARGWGPYLILLYGTAMSLGAFYWLEGWVAVAAMLVAFTSSLGIYVIFVLFGGVIAAGTTAAGVADRLRSR; encoded by the coding sequence GTGTTGTCACGCCTCCGCTCAGCCGCCGGGACGGCAAAGCGCGTGGTGTCGGTCGCCCGCCAGGAGGAGATCACCTTCCTCGCAGCGGCAGTTGCCTACTACGCGTTCCTCTCGCTTATCCCCGCCACAGTACTCGTGCTCGTCGTCGCCACGACGTTCGGCGGCGAACGGCTCGCGTCGGCCGTACTGGCGTCGACGAGCCAGTTCTTCACCGAGAGCGGGCAGACGGTGCTCGTCACTGCACTCACTGCCAGCGAGGGTCGCGGGGGCGCCACCGTCGCCGGGATCGTCTTCTTACTCTGGGGGACACTGAAAGTGTTCCGCGCCCTTGACACCGCCTTCGGCGAGGTCTACGGCACGGAGAAGCAGGACACGTTCCTCGACCAGCTGGTCGATTCGGTGGTGGTCGTCGTCAGCATCGGACTGACCATGGTGCTGATGTTTCTGATGGCGGGGCTGCTCGCCGCGCTCAACCTGGGACTGCTCGTCGAAGTGCTGGGCGTGCTCGTCCTGCCGGTCCTGCTGACGGCGGCGTTCATCCCCATCTTCTACCGTTTCCCGGACACCAGCGTCACCGTCCGGGAGGTGCTCCCCGGCGCCGTCGTCGCCGCCGTCGGCTGGACCGCCATGCAGGCGGTGTTCCAGGTCTACGCCACCATCGCGAGCACCTCAGCCTACGGCGTCATCGGCGGGGTGATCCTGCTCGTGACCTGGCTCTATATCGCCGGCGCCCTCATCATCCTCGGCGCAGTCGTCAACGTCGTGCTTACGGGGCACCGCGATCCGGGGTACGAACACGAAGGGGAGGAGCCCAATCGGCAGTTCCAAGAGGAGTGGGAGTCTGCATCGAAGCGTATGGAGGAGCGTGAACCGCGAGGTGCCCCCGACGTCAACGAACTGGCCGACGACGTTGAGGACCTCCGTGCCGAACTGGAGCGCTTCGAGAACGACGTCGAAGGCCGGACTGTGGACCGCCCGCAGCTCGAGTCCGACCTCAAGGCGTACGTCCGTTCACGGATGCGACAGGGGAAAGCCCGCGGCTGGGGGCCCTACCTGATACTGCTCTACGGAACCGCCATGAGTCTCGGCGCGTTCTACTGGCTCGAGGGCTGGGTGGCCGTCGCCGCGATGTTGGTCGCGTTCACCTCCTCGCTGGGCATCTACGTCATCTTCGTGCTGTTCGGTGGCGTCATCGCCGCCGGAACTACCGCCGCAGGCGTCGCTGACCGCCTTCGCTCCCGATGA
- a CDS encoding ABC-type transport system permease protein (KEGG: hje:HacjB3_00850 ABC-type transport system permease protein), whose amino-acid sequence MKNLQSYPLYIQFALLTALLGVVFVGISVGVSAGAKSNQQAIVGAGGLFGAFWFLWNFFVSGVSRAVTDVFSVSAATQYQLELTLKLLNPIQSYKTLVDSLFMSDLQARVQMFSMLFGVIPNPQAGEALGPELSPLFSDPMVLLFLLVWLVVPVGVGIIWFREADL is encoded by the coding sequence GTGAAAAACCTTCAAAGCTACCCCCTCTACATCCAGTTCGCGCTGTTGACGGCGCTGCTGGGTGTGGTGTTCGTCGGTATCTCCGTCGGCGTCTCGGCAGGCGCAAAGAGCAATCAGCAAGCCATCGTCGGCGCTGGCGGGCTGTTCGGGGCGTTCTGGTTCCTCTGGAACTTCTTCGTCTCGGGGGTCAGCCGGGCGGTGACCGACGTGTTCTCGGTCTCGGCGGCCACTCAGTACCAGCTCGAACTGACGCTCAAGCTGCTCAACCCGATTCAGTCTTACAAAACGCTGGTCGACAGCCTGTTCATGAGTGACCTGCAGGCACGCGTCCAGATGTTCAGCATGCTGTTCGGTGTCATCCCCAACCCGCAGGCAGGGGAGGCACTGGGCCCGGAGCTCTCGCCGCTGTTCTCGGACCCGATGGTGCTGTTGTTCCTGCTGGTCTGGCTGGTGGTGCCGGTGGGTGTCGGCATCATCTGGTTCCGCGAGGCCGACCTGTAG
- a CDS encoding hypothetical protein (KEGG: hmu:Hmuk_3167 hypothetical protein) has product MTDRNNDNRNENATEKSQSRRGFMTKSAVAGGALLTLGGGAGVALADEQTMMDKMMSTEASFDDVEGTDIDVLNYALALEHLESAFYKEGMETFDENAFVEAESLQAFTEEHRRMLYGYLGTVGDHEAKHVEVLTQVVKMLGGEPVAAAEYDFGFEDVGGFLSLGAVLENTGVAAYAGAAPFVESPDLVGAAMSIHSVEARHAAVLNMITGTSPFPNAFDSASSQSDVLEAVSQFIVEETETSTDDETATEEESETATETGNETVTEAGNETATETEYETATETGNETATENGNWTTEADDN; this is encoded by the coding sequence ATGACTGACAGAAACAATGATAACCGAAACGAGAACGCGACCGAGAAAAGCCAGTCCCGACGTGGATTCATGACGAAATCTGCTGTGGCCGGCGGCGCGCTGCTCACGCTTGGTGGCGGCGCTGGCGTCGCCCTCGCGGACGAACAAACGATGATGGACAAGATGATGTCGACTGAGGCGTCGTTCGACGACGTCGAGGGAACCGACATCGACGTGTTGAACTACGCGCTCGCTCTCGAGCATCTCGAGAGCGCATTCTACAAAGAGGGGATGGAGACCTTCGACGAGAACGCGTTCGTCGAGGCCGAATCGCTCCAGGCGTTCACCGAGGAGCACCGCCGGATGCTGTACGGCTACCTCGGAACGGTCGGCGACCACGAGGCCAAGCACGTCGAGGTGCTCACACAGGTCGTCAAAATGCTCGGAGGCGAGCCGGTCGCGGCCGCGGAGTACGATTTCGGCTTCGAGGATGTCGGCGGATTCCTCTCGCTCGGAGCGGTGCTCGAGAACACCGGGGTCGCCGCCTACGCGGGCGCAGCGCCGTTCGTCGAGAGCCCCGACCTGGTGGGGGCCGCCATGTCGATTCACAGTGTCGAGGCGCGCCACGCAGCGGTACTGAACATGATCACGGGAACGTCACCGTTCCCGAACGCCTTCGACAGCGCGAGCTCCCAGTCTGACGTGCTCGAAGCCGTGAGCCAGTTCATTGTCGAAGAAACGGAGACATCGACCGACGATGAGACTGCAACCGAAGAGGAAAGCGAGACTGCAACCGAGACCGGCAACGAGACCGTTACCGAAGCCGGAAACGAGACTGCAACAGAAACCGAATACGAGACTGCAACAGAAACCGGAAACGAGACCGCAACAGAAAACGGAAACTGGACAACCGAAGCGGACGACAACTGA
- a CDS encoding N(2),N(2)-dimethylguanosine tRNA methyltransferase (TIGRFAM: N2,N2-dimethylguanosine tRNA methyltransferase~HAMAP: N(2),N(2)-dimethylguanosine tRNA methyltransferase~KEGG: hvo:HVO_0236 N2,N2-dimethylguanosine tRNA methyltransferase~PFAM: N2,N2-dimethylguanosine tRNA methyltransferase): MRVSEGDVEVEAPDPRDGSSEGAGDAVFFNPEMELNRDLTVAVLKAYQKRADDAWTDDRPLTYLDAMTASGVRAARAAKTGYDVTAADLDPNAADLAEENLALNDVPGEVVEADANVLMHQRRFDVVDLDPFGTPMPFADAAVAGTRKLLCVTATDTAPLCGAHFDSGVRKYDCVPRNTDFHREMGLRVLISAMTRVAARRDVAAVPILSHVTRHYARTYLEVTHKATAADRALENVGFLYHCADCLYREHEHGRIAHPPEACPNCGSSRLSEAGPVWLGRVADPEFAESVAAEVSPGMGEWKRVSRLLDTLGEELDTPTYYDQHRLCKEWGAPANKLETFLDDIREAGFEASPAHYGGTCFKTDANVEEIREAAQPPLDATEE, from the coding sequence ATGCGTGTGAGCGAGGGCGACGTGGAGGTCGAAGCCCCGGACCCCCGAGACGGCAGCAGCGAGGGTGCTGGCGACGCCGTCTTCTTCAACCCCGAGATGGAGCTGAATCGCGACCTGACCGTCGCCGTTCTGAAGGCCTACCAGAAGCGGGCCGACGACGCCTGGACCGACGACCGTCCGCTCACCTACCTCGACGCAATGACGGCCTCGGGCGTTCGGGCGGCCCGGGCCGCCAAAACCGGCTACGACGTGACCGCCGCGGACCTCGACCCCAACGCCGCCGACCTGGCCGAGGAGAACCTCGCGCTCAACGACGTTCCGGGCGAAGTGGTCGAAGCCGACGCGAACGTCCTCATGCACCAGCGCCGCTTCGACGTGGTGGACCTCGACCCGTTCGGGACGCCGATGCCCTTCGCCGACGCCGCCGTCGCCGGCACCCGGAAGCTGCTCTGTGTCACCGCGACCGACACCGCGCCCTTGTGTGGTGCCCATTTCGATTCCGGAGTACGGAAGTACGACTGCGTCCCGCGGAACACGGATTTTCACCGGGAGATGGGGCTTCGGGTCCTGATTTCCGCGATGACTCGCGTCGCCGCTCGGCGTGACGTTGCGGCGGTCCCGATTCTCTCGCACGTCACCCGCCACTACGCCCGGACCTACCTCGAAGTGACGCACAAAGCCACGGCTGCGGACCGTGCGCTCGAGAATGTGGGCTTTCTCTACCACTGTGCGGACTGCCTCTACCGAGAGCACGAACACGGGCGGATTGCCCACCCGCCCGAGGCCTGCCCGAACTGCGGCTCCTCGCGGCTCTCGGAGGCGGGTCCAGTCTGGCTGGGTCGGGTTGCGGACCCGGAGTTCGCCGAGAGCGTAGCCGCCGAAGTCTCCCCGGGAATGGGTGAGTGGAAACGGGTCAGCCGCCTGCTCGACACACTGGGCGAGGAACTCGACACGCCGACCTACTACGACCAACACCGGCTCTGCAAGGAGTGGGGCGCGCCCGCGAACAAACTCGAGACGTTCCTCGACGACATCCGCGAGGCGGGCTTCGAGGCGAGTCCCGCCCACTACGGCGGCACCTGCTTCAAGACCGACGCGAATGTCGAAGAGATCCGCGAGGCCGCCCAGCCGCCGCTGGACGCGACCGAGGAGTAG
- a CDS encoding AIG2 family protein (PFAM: AIG2-like~KEGG: hla:Hlac_0348 AIG2 family protein): MDVFVYGTLTDPETVGGLVDSYAFVGAAVLEGLHPVTGEYPSLAPGDETGGRLLRTAELDELDAYEGVEDGLYVRMTVPKFDPHGEQQAEVAVYVGNHEQLGVVEDVSWPGEGSLEERVERYVREEGVVVRERRS, encoded by the coding sequence ATGGACGTGTTCGTGTACGGAACCCTGACGGACCCCGAAACCGTCGGGGGTCTGGTCGATTCCTACGCTTTCGTCGGGGCGGCAGTGCTGGAGGGCCTCCACCCTGTTACGGGCGAGTACCCGTCGCTCGCGCCGGGCGACGAGACAGGTGGACGGCTGCTTCGAACAGCAGAACTGGACGAATTGGACGCCTACGAGGGTGTCGAGGACGGCCTCTACGTTCGCATGACGGTTCCGAAGTTCGACCCCCACGGAGAGCAGCAGGCCGAGGTCGCGGTCTACGTCGGCAACCACGAGCAACTGGGCGTCGTGGAGGACGTTTCCTGGCCAGGCGAGGGCTCGCTCGAGGAGCGTGTCGAGCGGTACGTCCGTGAGGAGGGCGTCGTCGTCCGCGAACGGCGGTCATAG
- a CDS encoding threonine dehydratase (KEGG: hvo:HVO_0464 threonine ammonia-lyase~TIGRFAM: Threonine dehydratase II~PFAM: Pyridoxal phosphate-dependent enzyme, beta subunit; Amino acid-binding ACT) has product MLSLADIEAAQPRVAAVARRTPLEYSHSFSRMTGAEIQLKLENFQRTGSFKIRGAMNRIATLSADEKEAGVVTASAGNHAQGVALAATREGIDSKIVMPKHAPIAKIEATEGYGGEVVLFGADYNDAQSRAHEIEADEGRTYVHAFDDEYVMAGQGTIGLEIAEQCPEADTVVVPIGGGGLISGIATALKGTLDDVRVIGVQAEGASSVADSLKKGTRQELESVDTIADGIATRSVGRKPWEIIQERVDEVVTVSDNEIALALTYLLERSKTMVEGAGAVALAAVLAERFDYDEDEVIVPALCGGNIDLNDLTTVVMRGLVQMGRYLKIRTELKDRPGSLQQLVEIISAHQANIYGVQHDRTSRDIAMNAAEVVLDIETHGHDHIDELLGDLESRGYEVEILV; this is encoded by the coding sequence ATGCTTTCGCTCGCCGATATCGAGGCGGCGCAGCCGCGAGTCGCCGCGGTCGCCCGGCGCACCCCGCTGGAGTACTCCCACAGCTTCTCCCGGATGACCGGCGCGGAGATCCAACTCAAACTGGAGAACTTCCAGCGCACCGGCTCGTTCAAAATCCGCGGTGCGATGAACCGCATTGCCACCCTCTCGGCGGACGAGAAGGAGGCTGGTGTCGTCACCGCGAGCGCCGGCAACCACGCCCAAGGGGTCGCGCTCGCGGCAACACGAGAGGGGATCGACTCAAAGATTGTGATGCCCAAACACGCCCCCATCGCGAAAATCGAGGCCACGGAGGGGTACGGCGGCGAAGTGGTGCTGTTCGGGGCCGACTACAACGACGCACAGTCACGCGCTCACGAAATCGAGGCCGACGAGGGTCGGACCTACGTCCACGCGTTCGACGACGAATACGTAATGGCCGGGCAGGGGACTATCGGGCTCGAAATCGCCGAGCAGTGTCCCGAGGCCGACACCGTCGTCGTCCCTATCGGCGGCGGCGGCCTCATCTCGGGAATCGCGACGGCGCTCAAGGGAACACTCGACGACGTGCGCGTTATTGGCGTGCAGGCCGAGGGCGCGTCGAGCGTCGCTGACTCACTGAAGAAAGGAACACGACAGGAGCTGGAGTCCGTCGACACAATCGCCGACGGCATCGCCACGCGCTCGGTCGGGCGCAAGCCCTGGGAGATAATCCAGGAACGCGTCGACGAGGTGGTGACCGTCTCGGACAACGAGATTGCGCTCGCGCTGACCTACCTGCTCGAGCGCTCGAAGACGATGGTCGAGGGGGCCGGCGCGGTCGCCCTCGCGGCGGTGCTCGCCGAGCGGTTCGACTACGACGAGGACGAGGTCATCGTCCCGGCGCTCTGTGGCGGCAACATCGACCTGAACGACCTGACAACGGTTGTGATGCGCGGGCTGGTCCAGATGGGCCGTTATCTCAAGATCCGGACCGAACTCAAGGACCGCCCCGGCTCGCTCCAGCAGTTGGTGGAGATTATCTCTGCCCACCAGGCGAACATCTACGGCGTGCAGCACGACCGCACCTCCCGGGATATCGCGATGAACGCGGCCGAAGTCGTCCTGGATATCGAGACCCACGGCCACGACCACATCGACGAGCTGCTCGGGGACCTGGAGTCCCGCGGGTACGAAGTCGAGATTCTGGTCTGA
- a CDS encoding endoribonuclease L-PSP (KEGG: hvo:HVO_0459 endoribonuclease L-PSP~TIGRFAM: YjgF-like protein~PFAM: Endoribonuclease L-PSP), translating to MKEIISTDKAASAVGAYSQGTTNGDLLFTAGQIGLTPDGDLLDDEDIETQTTQALDNLTAIIEEAGGSLDDVLKTTVFLADIDDFDAMNEVYGSYFDDEPPARSAIQAGGLPANMDVEIEAVVSLE from the coding sequence GTGAAAGAAATCATCAGCACGGACAAAGCCGCGAGCGCAGTGGGCGCGTACAGCCAGGGAACAACCAACGGCGACCTGCTGTTCACGGCGGGCCAGATTGGCCTGACGCCGGACGGCGACCTCCTCGACGACGAGGACATCGAGACCCAGACCACGCAGGCACTCGACAACCTTACGGCCATCATCGAGGAGGCTGGCGGCAGCCTCGATGACGTACTCAAGACGACGGTGTTCCTCGCGGATATCGACGATTTCGACGCGATGAACGAGGTCTACGGCAGCTACTTCGACGACGAGCCGCCGGCCCGCAGCGCGATACAGGCGGGCGGACTTCCCGCGAACATGGACGTGGAAATCGAGGCCGTCGTCAGTCTGGAGTGA
- a CDS encoding hypothetical protein (KEGG: hbo:Hbor_27360 hypothetical protein) — translation MRGRTKSALLWGVVGALAFLVAVQGYQLAVGGVALSLLVVGAVAIGVAAVAATVAYVAEPRLLTKGRS, via the coding sequence GTGAGGGGCCGAACCAAGTCGGCGCTGCTCTGGGGCGTCGTCGGGGCGCTGGCGTTCCTCGTCGCCGTCCAAGGCTACCAACTGGCCGTCGGCGGGGTGGCGCTCTCACTGCTGGTTGTCGGCGCGGTCGCGATTGGCGTCGCGGCAGTGGCCGCGACTGTCGCGTACGTGGCTGAGCCCCGGCTTCTCACGAAAGGAAGGAGTTAA
- a CDS encoding hypothetical protein (KEGG: htu:Htur_4238 hypothetical protein), which yields MTEDLSFDTGLNLCQNQHRRITLAVLAEAQGPLTVNDLSKPIVKYNHHIPVTEVSEELRTQIQSSLHHVHLPKLESAGVIHYDPEQQLVESADDFAHKVPYLSAILDADPELERPVVL from the coding sequence ATGACCGAGGACCTGTCGTTCGATACCGGACTGAATCTGTGTCAAAACCAACATCGCCGGATCACCCTCGCGGTACTCGCAGAAGCGCAGGGGCCGTTGACGGTGAACGACCTCTCGAAGCCGATTGTCAAATATAACCACCATATACCGGTGACAGAGGTTTCCGAGGAACTGCGTACACAGATTCAATCCTCACTGCACCACGTTCACCTCCCGAAGTTGGAATCCGCCGGGGTCATCCACTACGACCCGGAGCAACAACTCGTCGAGTCAGCAGACGATTTCGCCCACAAGGTCCCATACCTGTCTGCCATCCTTGATGCCGACCCTGAACTCGAACGCCCAGTCGTGTTGTGA
- a CDS encoding Bacterio-opsin activator HTH domain protein (PFAM: Bacterio-opsin activator, HTH~KEGG: htu:Htur_3425 bacterio-opsin activator HTH domain protein) yields MATQATFTVPSDQFPLGTVFNQLPGVKIELERVVPSGDVIIPYFWVRGTAVEDITGAFEAHPGVKNITLIDSVEDEYLLRVEWAVDYDDVLTTLTEMEVVLIEASGTDQQWTFEVRGDDRSDLSEFQTRCRELDIPITLTKLHALTTIETATEAALTDTQEEALMLAYNRGYFEYPREVTMEELGEELDITQQAVASRLRRGINQILGNTLSALTPPPR; encoded by the coding sequence ATGGCTACTCAGGCGACGTTTACGGTTCCATCCGACCAATTCCCCTTGGGAACGGTGTTCAACCAACTGCCAGGAGTGAAGATCGAACTGGAGCGGGTTGTTCCTTCCGGTGACGTGATAATTCCGTACTTCTGGGTCCGGGGCACAGCAGTTGAAGACATTACGGGTGCGTTTGAGGCCCATCCGGGCGTGAAGAATATCACACTCATCGATTCCGTCGAGGATGAGTACTTGCTGCGTGTCGAGTGGGCAGTTGATTATGACGACGTGCTAACGACGTTGACGGAGATGGAGGTCGTACTCATCGAAGCAAGTGGAACGGACCAGCAGTGGACGTTCGAGGTCCGTGGGGATGATCGAAGCGACCTCTCGGAGTTCCAAACCCGTTGTCGAGAGTTGGACATTCCAATCACCCTAACGAAGTTGCACGCACTCACAACGATCGAAACAGCCACCGAAGCAGCGCTCACGGACACCCAAGAGGAGGCACTCATGCTGGCTTACAATCGTGGCTACTTTGAATATCCGCGCGAGGTCACGATGGAGGAACTCGGCGAGGAACTCGACATTACACAGCAGGCCGTCGCCTCTCGCCTTCGGCGCGGGATTAACCAGATTCTCGGGAACACGCTGTCCGCCCTCACACCCCCACCTCGGTAA
- a CDS encoding zinc finger protein 330-like protein (KEGG: hvo:HVO_0457 zinc finger protein 330-like protein): MTMPDTKSGRERKGRNKRRQLESELASRDVETIGDNEAPRVIADDAADAEFLDPNGPEEPDT; this comes from the coding sequence ATGACGATGCCAGACACGAAAAGCGGCCGTGAACGGAAAGGACGCAACAAGCGCCGTCAGCTGGAGTCCGAACTTGCCTCCCGCGACGTCGAGACGATCGGCGACAACGAGGCACCACGGGTGATTGCCGACGATGCGGCCGACGCAGAGTTCCTTGATCCGAACGGCCCCGAGGAACCCGACACCTGA